From a single Paramisgurnus dabryanus chromosome 17, PD_genome_1.1, whole genome shotgun sequence genomic region:
- the map4k3b gene encoding mitogen-activated protein kinase kinase kinase kinase 3 isoform X1, with protein MNLSLDLSRKNPQEDFELIQRIGSGTYGDVYKARNVSTGELAAIKVIKLEPGEDFDVVQQEIIMMKDCKHSNIVAYFGSYLRRDKLWISMEYCGGGSLQDIYHVTGSLSESQIAYMCRETLQGVYYLHNKGKIHRDIKGANILLTDNGYVKLADFGVSAQISATLAKRKSFIGTPYWMAPEVAAVERKGGYNQLCDIWAVGITAIELAELEPPMFDLHPMRALFLMTKSNFQPPKLKDKVKWTNNFHHFVKMALTKNPKKRPTADRLLQHPFVTQPLSRTLAIELLDKASNPDQSTHSDAEEDELDPESPVSVPHRIRSTSRSSRDGKTLSEINFDKVKFDPPLKKETEPHHDMDLPLEPQSILGNNKSLLRSVAEELSQRGHVTHLEDEEEDEGDDLHDNSTSTMRPKVPPPLPPKPKCLSQSSTASEDSSGEGTIKRCPPSSSFTPPARPTSCVPPRPPPPRLPPHRRSSLGSGLSVQENEERVKLASLPASGLQKPISNGLPPTPKVHMGACFSKVFNGCPLKIHCACSWINPNTKDQYLIFGAEEGIYTLNLNEIHESSMEQLVSRRCTWVYVMNNWLLSISGKASQLYSYNLTGLFEQARQMQKLPVAIPTHKLPDKIIPRKFTVSNKIPDTRGCQKCCVVRNPYTGHKYLCGAFQSSVMLFEWVEAMQRFMLIKSIDLALPCPLEVFEMLVVPEQHYPLVCVAVSKGSHPDQVVTFGTVDPNAAFPAFMEPETPQTCVIHVTQLERDTVLVCLDRCIKLVNLQGRLKSNRKLSTELTFNFQIEAIVCLQDSVLAFWKHGMQGRSFKNSEITQEISDNSRIYRLLGSDRVVVLESKPTEDPTAQSNLYILAGHENSY; from the exons GCTCGTAACGTCAGCACTGGAGAACTGGCTGCTATCAAAGTCATCAAATTAGAACCAG GAGAAGACTTTGACGTGGTGCAGCAGGAGATTATTATGATGAAAGATTGTAAACACTCAAACATTGTGGCATATTTTGGCAGTTACCTCAG GAGAGATAAACTATGGATCAGTATGGAATATTGTGGCGGTGGCTCACTCCAGGATATTTACCATG TTACTGGGTCCTTGTCAGAATCCCAGATTGCGTATATGTGTCGTGAAACACTGCAG GGTGTTTACTATCTCCATAACAAAGGCAAGATCCACAGAGACATAAAG GGAGCAAATATTCTGCTGACAGACAATGGCTATGTTAAGCTAG CGGATTTTGGTGTTTCGGCTCAAATATCAGCGACTTTAGCAAAGAGAAAGTCTTTCATTGGAACTCCATATTG GATGGCACCTGAGGTGGCAGCCGTGGAGAGGAAAGGGGGCTACAATCAGCTCTGTGATATTTGGGCCGTGGGCATTACAGCTATTGAGCTAGCAGAGCTGGAGCCACCCATGTTTGACTTACACCCCATGAG AGCTCTTTTCTTAATGACCAAAAGCAATTTTCAGCCACCCAAACTGAAAGATAAAGTCAAGTG GACAAATAATTTTCATCACTTTGTGAAAATGGCTTTGACTAAAAATCCCAAGAAGAGACCAACCGCTGACAGATTACTACAG CATCCGTTTGTAACTCAGCCACTTAGCCGCACTCTTGCCATTGAGTTGCTGGACAAAGCCAGCAACCCTGACCAAAGCACACATAGTGATGCAGAAGAGGATGAACTTGATCCAGAG tCACCTGTCTCGGTTCCACATCGAATCCGTTCGACTAGCAGGAGCTCACGAGACGGAAAGACTCTGTCTGAGATCAACT TTGATAAGGTGAAGTTTGACCCACCGCTAAAGAAAGAGACTGAACCACATCATGACATG GATCTGCCATTAGAGCCACAGAGCATTCTGGGAAATAACAA GAGTCTATTAAGATCTGTTGCTGAGGAACTTAGTCAAAG GGGTCATGTGACACATTTAGAGGATGAGGAGGAGGATGAAGGTGATGATTTGCA CGATAACTCCACATCAACCATGAGGCCTAAAGTACCGCCCCCCCTACCTCCCAAG CCGAAGTGTCTGTCTCAGAGCAGTACAGCCTCAGAGGACAGTAGTGGAGAGGGAACTATCAAACGTTGTCCACCTTCTTCAAGCTTCACCCCTCCTGCACGCCCAACTTCCTGTGTTCCTCCCAGACCACCACCTCCTCGCCTGCCTCCACACAGGCGTAGTAGTCTAG GTAGTGGACTTTCTGTTCAAGAAAATGAAGAGAGAGTAAAACTGGCGTCTCTTCCTGCATCTGGTTTACAG AAACCAATCAGTAATGGCCTGCCACCTACGCCTAAAGTACAT ATGGGAGCTTGTTTCTCTAAGGTGTTTAATGGCTGTCCACTGAAGATACACTGTGCATGTTCCTGGATAAACCCGAACACCAAGG aTCAGTATTTGATTTTTGGAGCAGAGGAAGGAATTTATACTCTGAATCTGAACGAAATCCACGAGAGCAGCATGGAACAG CTGGTTTCACGGAGGTGCACATGGGTGTACGTAATGAACAACTGGCTGCTCTCTATATCAG GTAAAGCATCTCAGCTATACTCCTACAACCTGACAGGGCTCTTTGAGCAAGCACGACAGATGCAGAAGTTACCCGTTGCCATACCAACGCATAAACTCCCAGACAAAATCATCCCTCG GAAGTTTACTGTGTCCAATAAAATACCAGATACCAGGGGTTGTCAGAAATGCTGTGTAG tgCGAAACCCATACACAGGTCATAAGTACTTATGCGGAGCTTTCCAGTCTAGCGTAATGCTGTTTGAATGGGTGGAGGCTATGCAACGCTTCATGTTGATAAAG AGTATAGACCTTGCTCTGCCATGTCCATTAGAAGTCTTTGAGATGTTGGTGGTTCCTGAGCAGCATTATCCACTGGTTTGTGTGGCAGTCAGTAAAGGGAGTCACCCCGATCAGGTGGTCACATTCGGCACTGTTGATCCAAATGCTGCCTTTCCTGCTTTTATGGAGCCAG AAACGCCTCAGACATGTGTGATTCATGTGACTCAGCTGGAGAGAGACACTGTTCTTGTGTGTCTAGATC GGTGCATCAAACTGGTGAATTTGCAGGGCAGACTAAAATCCAATAGGAAACTGTCAACAGAACTTACATTCAACTTCCAGATAGAGGCAATAG TATGTCTTCAGGACAGTGTTTTGGCATTCTGGAAACATGGAATGCAGGGACGAAGCTTTAAAAACAGTGAG attactcaggAGATTTCTGACAACTCGAGAATCTACAGGCTGTTGGGTTCAGACAG AGTGGTGGTGTTGGAAAGCAAACCGACAGAAGACCCAACAGCTCAAAGTAATCTGTACATCCTCGCGGGCCACGAAAACAGCTACTGA
- the map4k3b gene encoding mitogen-activated protein kinase kinase kinase kinase 3 isoform X2, protein MNLSLDLSRKNPQEDFELIQRIGSGTYGDVYKARNVSTGELAAIKVIKLEPGEDFDVVQQEIIMMKDCKHSNIVAYFGSYLRRDKLWISMEYCGGGSLQDIYHVTGSLSESQIAYMCRETLQGVYYLHNKGKIHRDIKGANILLTDNGYVKLADFGVSAQISATLAKRKSFIGTPYWMAPEVAAVERKGGYNQLCDIWAVGITAIELAELEPPMFDLHPMRALFLMTKSNFQPPKLKDKVKWTNNFHHFVKMALTKNPKKRPTADRLLQHPFVTQPLSRTLAIELLDKASNPDQSTHSDAEEDELDPESPVSVPHRIRSTSRSSRDGKTLSEINFDKVKFDPPLKKETEPHHDMDLPLEPQSILGNNKSLLRSVAEELSQSDNSTSTMRPKVPPPLPPKPKCLSQSSTASEDSSGEGTIKRCPPSSSFTPPARPTSCVPPRPPPPRLPPHRRSSLGSGLSVQENEERVKLASLPASGLQKPISNGLPPTPKVHMGACFSKVFNGCPLKIHCACSWINPNTKDQYLIFGAEEGIYTLNLNEIHESSMEQLVSRRCTWVYVMNNWLLSISGKASQLYSYNLTGLFEQARQMQKLPVAIPTHKLPDKIIPRKFTVSNKIPDTRGCQKCCVVRNPYTGHKYLCGAFQSSVMLFEWVEAMQRFMLIKSIDLALPCPLEVFEMLVVPEQHYPLVCVAVSKGSHPDQVVTFGTVDPNAAFPAFMEPETPQTCVIHVTQLERDTVLVCLDRCIKLVNLQGRLKSNRKLSTELTFNFQIEAIVCLQDSVLAFWKHGMQGRSFKNSEITQEISDNSRIYRLLGSDRVVVLESKPTEDPTAQSNLYILAGHENSY, encoded by the exons GCTCGTAACGTCAGCACTGGAGAACTGGCTGCTATCAAAGTCATCAAATTAGAACCAG GAGAAGACTTTGACGTGGTGCAGCAGGAGATTATTATGATGAAAGATTGTAAACACTCAAACATTGTGGCATATTTTGGCAGTTACCTCAG GAGAGATAAACTATGGATCAGTATGGAATATTGTGGCGGTGGCTCACTCCAGGATATTTACCATG TTACTGGGTCCTTGTCAGAATCCCAGATTGCGTATATGTGTCGTGAAACACTGCAG GGTGTTTACTATCTCCATAACAAAGGCAAGATCCACAGAGACATAAAG GGAGCAAATATTCTGCTGACAGACAATGGCTATGTTAAGCTAG CGGATTTTGGTGTTTCGGCTCAAATATCAGCGACTTTAGCAAAGAGAAAGTCTTTCATTGGAACTCCATATTG GATGGCACCTGAGGTGGCAGCCGTGGAGAGGAAAGGGGGCTACAATCAGCTCTGTGATATTTGGGCCGTGGGCATTACAGCTATTGAGCTAGCAGAGCTGGAGCCACCCATGTTTGACTTACACCCCATGAG AGCTCTTTTCTTAATGACCAAAAGCAATTTTCAGCCACCCAAACTGAAAGATAAAGTCAAGTG GACAAATAATTTTCATCACTTTGTGAAAATGGCTTTGACTAAAAATCCCAAGAAGAGACCAACCGCTGACAGATTACTACAG CATCCGTTTGTAACTCAGCCACTTAGCCGCACTCTTGCCATTGAGTTGCTGGACAAAGCCAGCAACCCTGACCAAAGCACACATAGTGATGCAGAAGAGGATGAACTTGATCCAGAG tCACCTGTCTCGGTTCCACATCGAATCCGTTCGACTAGCAGGAGCTCACGAGACGGAAAGACTCTGTCTGAGATCAACT TTGATAAGGTGAAGTTTGACCCACCGCTAAAGAAAGAGACTGAACCACATCATGACATG GATCTGCCATTAGAGCCACAGAGCATTCTGGGAAATAACAA GAGTCTATTAAGATCTGTTGCTGAGGAACTTAGTCAAAG CGATAACTCCACATCAACCATGAGGCCTAAAGTACCGCCCCCCCTACCTCCCAAG CCGAAGTGTCTGTCTCAGAGCAGTACAGCCTCAGAGGACAGTAGTGGAGAGGGAACTATCAAACGTTGTCCACCTTCTTCAAGCTTCACCCCTCCTGCACGCCCAACTTCCTGTGTTCCTCCCAGACCACCACCTCCTCGCCTGCCTCCACACAGGCGTAGTAGTCTAG GTAGTGGACTTTCTGTTCAAGAAAATGAAGAGAGAGTAAAACTGGCGTCTCTTCCTGCATCTGGTTTACAG AAACCAATCAGTAATGGCCTGCCACCTACGCCTAAAGTACAT ATGGGAGCTTGTTTCTCTAAGGTGTTTAATGGCTGTCCACTGAAGATACACTGTGCATGTTCCTGGATAAACCCGAACACCAAGG aTCAGTATTTGATTTTTGGAGCAGAGGAAGGAATTTATACTCTGAATCTGAACGAAATCCACGAGAGCAGCATGGAACAG CTGGTTTCACGGAGGTGCACATGGGTGTACGTAATGAACAACTGGCTGCTCTCTATATCAG GTAAAGCATCTCAGCTATACTCCTACAACCTGACAGGGCTCTTTGAGCAAGCACGACAGATGCAGAAGTTACCCGTTGCCATACCAACGCATAAACTCCCAGACAAAATCATCCCTCG GAAGTTTACTGTGTCCAATAAAATACCAGATACCAGGGGTTGTCAGAAATGCTGTGTAG tgCGAAACCCATACACAGGTCATAAGTACTTATGCGGAGCTTTCCAGTCTAGCGTAATGCTGTTTGAATGGGTGGAGGCTATGCAACGCTTCATGTTGATAAAG AGTATAGACCTTGCTCTGCCATGTCCATTAGAAGTCTTTGAGATGTTGGTGGTTCCTGAGCAGCATTATCCACTGGTTTGTGTGGCAGTCAGTAAAGGGAGTCACCCCGATCAGGTGGTCACATTCGGCACTGTTGATCCAAATGCTGCCTTTCCTGCTTTTATGGAGCCAG AAACGCCTCAGACATGTGTGATTCATGTGACTCAGCTGGAGAGAGACACTGTTCTTGTGTGTCTAGATC GGTGCATCAAACTGGTGAATTTGCAGGGCAGACTAAAATCCAATAGGAAACTGTCAACAGAACTTACATTCAACTTCCAGATAGAGGCAATAG TATGTCTTCAGGACAGTGTTTTGGCATTCTGGAAACATGGAATGCAGGGACGAAGCTTTAAAAACAGTGAG attactcaggAGATTTCTGACAACTCGAGAATCTACAGGCTGTTGGGTTCAGACAG AGTGGTGGTGTTGGAAAGCAAACCGACAGAAGACCCAACAGCTCAAAGTAATCTGTACATCCTCGCGGGCCACGAAAACAGCTACTGA